In Acaryochloris sp. CCMEE 5410, the following proteins share a genomic window:
- a CDS encoding IS630 family transposase (programmed frameshift) — protein MPKIYSYDLRCKVIDAIELDGMRPSEASELFHISRNTINQWQHLKAETGDLHPKPVHHPGHSHKITDWDKFRAFAHQHRYKTQAQMAQLWDGEISDRTISRALQKIGFTRKKTYGYRERDEHKRAAFIERLSTVDPEDIVYADESGMDHRDEYDYAYGPKGERVYALKTGRRSGRVNMIAALRSKQLMAPFTIEGACNRTVFEIWLERCLIPVLKPGQKLVIDNATFHKGGRIQELVEAAGCEVWYLPPYSPDLNKIERSWSWIKSRIRHQLDHFGSLREAMEHVLNLAS, from the exons ATGCCCAAAATTTATAGTTACGACCTACGTTGCAAAGTGATAGATGCGATTGAGCTCGATGGGATGCGCCCTTCTGAGGCGAGTGAGCTGTTCCATATCAGTCGTAACACGATTAACCAATGGCAACACCTCAAGGCGGAAACGGGTGATTTGCATCCCAAGCCAGTCCATCATCCTGGCCATAGCCATAAAATCACAGACTGGGACAAGTTCCGAGCGTTTGCCCATCAGCATCGGTATAAAACCCAAGCTCAGATGGCTCAACTATGGGATGGAGAGATTAGTGATCGAACCATCTCAAGAGCCCTCCAGAAAATCGGATTTACTCGA AAAAAAACGTATGGGTACCGAGAACGAGATGAGCACAAACGGGCAGCGTTCATCGAACGCTTGAGTACCGTGGATCCAGAGGATATCGTCTATGCGGATGAGTCAGGCATGGACCATCGAGATGAGTATGACTACGCTTATGGCCCCAAAGGTGAGCGGGTTTATGCCTTGAAGACTGGCCGTAGAAGTGGTCGAGTCAATATGATTGCAGCTTTAAGGTCAAAGCAGTTGATGGCCCCGTTCACGATTGAAGGAGCTTGCAACCGGACGGTATTTGAAATTTGGCTAGAGCGTTGCTTGATACCGGTGCTTAAACCTGGGCAAAAGTTGGTGATAGATAATGCCACATTTCATAAGGGAGGACGAATACAGGAATTGGTGGAAGCAGCAGGTTGTGAGGTTTGGTATTTACCGCCTTATTCTCCTGACTTGAATAAGATTGAACGGTCTTGGTCTTGGATTAAAAGTCGCATCCGTCACCAATTAGACCATTTTGGGTCTCTCAGAGAAGCAATGGAGCATGTCCTTAATCTAGCGTCCTGA
- a CDS encoding cell wall metabolism sensor histidine kinase WalK, which yields MSATLQLPQLDTTQPLIVQGDEEQLYRMIANLVMNAIQYTPRGGDVVIRLNQDKKYALVEVRDTGIGIPAEQQAHVFTRFYRVNRDRNRKTGGSGLGLAIASAIALKHQGKITVQSQVGQGSTFILSLPLATV from the coding sequence GTGTCAGCGACCCTTCAATTACCCCAACTGGACACGACGCAACCCCTGATTGTCCAGGGGGATGAAGAACAACTCTACCGAATGATCGCCAATCTGGTGATGAACGCGATTCAGTACACCCCTCGGGGGGGCGATGTGGTCATTCGACTCAATCAAGATAAAAAATATGCTTTGGTTGAGGTTCGAGATACAGGCATAGGCATCCCTGCCGAGCAACAGGCCCATGTGTTTACCCGCTTCTATCGGGTGAATCGCGATCGCAACCGCAAAACAGGTGGCTCAGGATTGGGATTAGCGATTGCAAGTGCGATCGCACTGAAGCATCAAGGCAAGATCACGGTTCAAAGCCAAGTGGGTCAAGGTAGCACTTTTATCCTGTCTCTTCCTCTCGCAACGGTATAA
- a CDS encoding Tn3 family transposase, with protein sequence MTTAIPDPPLSALKKDPGPVGLNSLLSEIIKLQRLRQVALPDTLFSHLTPRVLECYRLRVETETLSELRHHPKTIRLTLLASFCWQRCQEIIDNIMDLLIQIVHRIDSRSKNKVTSEVIAKVKKTDSHTQLFYQVATAALATPDGLVRDVIYPVASEQTLEAFVDSYNDGGQTFRQLLHARIRSSYGHHYRQMLPAVLEVIDFRCNNKQYQPILQAVDLLKAYVDTPRKPYASEDDVPIEGVVSADWQETVLGQDEDQPDKVDRIAYEMCVLRALREKLRCKEIWVAGANRYRNPDLDLPQDFDERREEYYQDLQQPLEVETFITQIQADMENALTRLNQGMPHNSKVEILSKRGGRIKVSPLEAQPEPMNIHKLKEEINQRWSLTHLLDVLKEADFRIDFTQHFKSAASREILSPQSLRKRLLLCIYGLGTNLGIKRIAHSEADAGYFELHYVRRKFLSKTALSCAITDVANAIFRIRLSHIWGEATTACASDSRHFESWDQNLMTEWHVRYGGRGVMIYWHVEKKSVCIYSQLKKCSSSEVAFMVKGVLRHCTEMSVNKSYVDTHGQSEVGFAFCYLLNFQLMPRFKGINKQKLYLPMSGQKKKYVHLKAIVKRPIRWDLVREQYEPMIQFTTAMKQGTAEPEAILSRFTRNNVKHPTYLALAELGRAIKTIFLCQYLHDEALRQEINEGLNVVENWNSANDFIFYGKNGDFASNQTAMQELSMLCLHLLQISLVYINTLMIQKVLSEPTWMNRMQEEDLRALTPLFYLHINPYGRFRLNMSERLVIENLAA encoded by the coding sequence ATGACGACTGCTATACCAGATCCGCCCCTGAGTGCCTTAAAAAAAGATCCTGGACCCGTGGGTCTCAATAGCCTGCTTTCAGAAATCATCAAGCTCCAACGCCTCCGCCAAGTGGCTTTGCCAGATACCTTATTTTCTCATCTGACCCCACGAGTTCTGGAGTGTTATCGGCTCCGAGTGGAGACAGAAACCTTATCCGAGTTGAGGCATCACCCCAAAACCATCCGACTCACCTTACTCGCGAGTTTCTGCTGGCAGCGATGCCAAGAGATCATCGACAACATCATGGATCTGCTGATTCAGATCGTCCATCGCATTGATAGCCGCAGCAAGAACAAAGTGACGTCAGAGGTGATCGCTAAAGTCAAAAAAACGGACTCTCACACCCAACTGTTTTATCAGGTGGCCACTGCAGCCCTAGCCACACCAGATGGCTTGGTCAGAGACGTCATCTACCCCGTTGCCAGTGAGCAAACCCTGGAAGCATTTGTAGACTCCTATAACGATGGCGGTCAAACCTTTCGACAACTCCTACACGCCAGAATCCGTTCCTCCTACGGTCATCATTATCGGCAAATGCTTCCTGCGGTACTGGAAGTGATTGACTTTCGGTGCAATAACAAGCAATACCAGCCCATCCTGCAGGCTGTGGATTTACTCAAAGCCTATGTGGACACCCCCCGAAAACCTTATGCCTCAGAAGATGACGTCCCCATTGAAGGGGTCGTCAGTGCAGACTGGCAAGAGACGGTGTTAGGTCAGGATGAGGACCAGCCAGACAAAGTAGATCGCATCGCCTATGAGATGTGCGTCCTCAGGGCCCTGAGAGAGAAACTACGGTGTAAGGAAATTTGGGTCGCCGGTGCCAATCGCTATCGCAACCCCGACCTGGATTTACCCCAAGACTTTGACGAGCGGCGAGAGGAATACTACCAGGATCTGCAACAGCCCCTAGAGGTGGAAACCTTCATCACTCAGATCCAAGCTGATATGGAAAACGCCTTGACCCGTTTAAATCAGGGGATGCCTCACAACTCCAAAGTTGAGATCTTGAGTAAGCGTGGAGGACGAATTAAGGTATCCCCGCTTGAGGCACAACCGGAACCCATGAACATTCACAAGCTCAAGGAAGAGATCAACCAAAGATGGTCTTTAACGCATTTGTTGGATGTCCTCAAAGAAGCAGACTTTCGGATTGATTTCACCCAGCATTTCAAGAGTGCGGCTAGTCGTGAAATATTGAGCCCCCAGTCCCTGCGCAAGCGTTTGCTGTTGTGTATTTACGGACTGGGCACCAATTTAGGAATTAAGCGCATCGCTCATTCAGAAGCCGATGCAGGATACTTTGAATTGCATTATGTCCGACGCAAGTTTTTAAGCAAGACAGCTCTCAGCTGTGCGATTACGGATGTGGCCAATGCGATTTTCCGGATTCGCCTTTCTCATATCTGGGGAGAAGCCACCACGGCTTGTGCATCTGATTCTCGGCACTTTGAATCTTGGGACCAGAATTTGATGACGGAATGGCATGTTCGCTATGGCGGCCGGGGGGTGATGATCTACTGGCATGTCGAGAAAAAATCTGTGTGTATCTACTCGCAACTGAAGAAGTGTTCTTCCTCGGAGGTAGCCTTTATGGTTAAGGGTGTGCTTCGCCACTGCACGGAGATGTCCGTGAATAAAAGCTATGTGGATACCCATGGCCAAAGCGAGGTGGGGTTTGCATTTTGCTATTTATTGAATTTCCAGCTGATGCCTCGCTTTAAGGGCATCAACAAGCAGAAGCTCTACCTGCCGATGTCCGGGCAGAAGAAGAAGTATGTCCATCTCAAGGCGATTGTGAAGCGACCCATTCGTTGGGATCTGGTACGGGAGCAATATGAGCCAATGATCCAGTTCACAACCGCGATGAAGCAAGGCACTGCCGAACCTGAAGCCATTCTGAGTCGATTCACCCGCAACAACGTTAAGCACCCTACTTACCTTGCCTTGGCTGAATTAGGGCGAGCCATCAAGACCATTTTCTTGTGCCAGTATTTGCATGATGAAGCCTTACGGCAAGAGATCAATGAAGGTCTAAACGTGGTTGAGAATTGGAATAGTGCCAATGACTTCATCTTCTATGGCAAAAATGGTGACTTTGCTAGTAATCAAACGGCGATGCAAGAGCTATCCATGCTTTGCCTGCACTTACTGCAAATCAGCCTGGTCTATATCAATACTCTGATGATTCAAAAAGTACTTTCTGAGCCCACATGGATGAATCGTATGCAGGAAGAAGATTTGAGGGCGTTAACCCCGTTGTTCTACCTCCATATCAATCCTTATGGACGTTTCCGTCTAAACATGAGTGAGCGTCTGGTGATTGAAAACTTGGCTGCGTAG
- a CDS encoding DUF4158 domain-containing protein — translation MKRKWHPEELLEHWSIQPDEEHLLARRQGANLLGFVLLLKFFQYEGRFPEQKYEIPRMAITFVASQLDLLPDLFQDYNWQGRSIQNHRAQIRQFSGFRQATVADQNQLCTWLMHTVLGQEQDYHHLKLRVYDQLRSLQIEPPTPARIERLIRSAQRRFERQLFSSTLKQLSKQTQTELDELIQDPKVTPGKEI, via the coding sequence ATGAAACGGAAATGGCATCCAGAAGAGCTGCTTGAGCATTGGTCCATTCAACCTGACGAAGAACATTTGTTAGCCAGACGTCAAGGAGCGAATCTCCTAGGATTTGTCCTATTGCTTAAATTTTTTCAATACGAAGGTCGCTTCCCTGAACAGAAGTATGAGATTCCTCGTATGGCCATAACCTTTGTAGCGAGTCAGCTAGACTTACTGCCAGATCTGTTTCAGGACTATAACTGGCAAGGTAGGAGTATTCAAAATCACCGGGCCCAGATTCGCCAATTTTCAGGATTTCGACAAGCAACTGTGGCAGACCAAAATCAGCTATGCACTTGGTTAATGCATACAGTTCTGGGTCAAGAGCAGGATTATCATCATCTGAAATTGAGAGTCTATGACCAACTGCGCTCACTTCAAATTGAACCACCTACTCCTGCTAGGATTGAGCGCTTAATCCGGTCCGCTCAACGCCGGTTTGAGCGTCAGCTTTTTTCCTCAACCCTCAAGCAGCTGTCCAAGCAAACTCAGACTGAGCTTGATGAATTGATTCAAGACCCCAAAGTGACCCCAGGTAAAGAGATATAG